In the genome of Rhodothermus sp., one region contains:
- a CDS encoding aminodeoxychorismate synthase component I, producing the protein MTYQMHPLLLPGTVWLDTALPDEENRRSLLFMRPVRVLQADTPAQVPALLRALDGAVAAGYYVAGYMAYEAGYALMPVPLRVPDEAGPLAWFGVYEMPHVLAPASLAMLTEETGTYAVQQLQPVLSRQAYRERVQHIRRLIHEGEVYQLNFTMPLRFHFEGDPLAFYLALRRQQPVAYAAFLNTGERLVLSLSPELFFRREGEQIYTRPMKGTARRSSLPDEDARLAEALRNDEKNRAENLMIVDLLRNDLAICCTPGSVEVSELFRIEAYPTVWQMTSTVRGRLRADVGYADLFRALFPSGSVTGAPKVRAMQHIARLEPAPRGVYCGAVGYIAPGGEAVFNVAIRTLELAGATGRMGVGSGIVWDSDPDAEYEECLLKGQFLRAAAEPFALIETMRCEQGDIPLLEAHLERLRRSAAHFGFRLDEGRLRKQLEQVRQALDPARVWRLRLTLEVTGRVTLTSAELESVPGRLWRLCVANKRRDPSDPLLYHKTTRRAHYEAAYLQARAAGYDEVLFLNTRDEVCEGSRTNLFVQLGGRLYTPPVSCGLLPGVYRQQVLRTRTDVKERVLTLDDLRRAEALYVCNAVRGWQPAVLEIPEPVLSIT; encoded by the coding sequence ATGACGTACCAAATGCATCCGCTATTGTTGCCGGGGACGGTTTGGCTGGACACAGCCCTGCCAGATGAAGAGAATCGACGAAGCTTGCTTTTCATGCGGCCAGTGCGTGTGCTGCAGGCCGACACGCCAGCGCAGGTGCCGGCGTTGTTGCGGGCACTGGACGGGGCTGTGGCAGCCGGCTATTACGTGGCCGGTTATATGGCCTATGAAGCCGGCTATGCGCTGATGCCGGTGCCGCTGCGTGTGCCCGATGAGGCCGGACCGCTTGCCTGGTTTGGAGTCTATGAGATGCCGCATGTGCTGGCGCCGGCCAGTCTGGCCATGTTGACAGAGGAGACCGGAACGTACGCTGTGCAGCAGCTGCAGCCGGTGCTTTCGCGGCAGGCTTATCGAGAACGCGTACAGCACATCCGGAGATTGATTCACGAAGGCGAGGTCTATCAGCTCAACTTCACCATGCCGCTGCGTTTCCATTTCGAGGGAGATCCGCTGGCGTTTTATCTGGCACTGCGGCGACAGCAGCCGGTGGCCTATGCTGCCTTTCTCAATACAGGAGAGCGCCTGGTATTGAGCCTATCACCCGAGCTCTTCTTCCGGCGGGAAGGTGAACAAATCTACACGCGCCCGATGAAGGGAACGGCACGGCGCTCGTCACTTCCGGATGAGGATGCGCGGTTGGCTGAGGCGTTGCGTAACGACGAGAAGAATCGGGCCGAGAACTTGATGATCGTCGATCTGTTGCGGAATGATCTGGCGATCTGTTGCACGCCAGGATCCGTGGAGGTCTCCGAGCTGTTTCGCATTGAGGCTTATCCGACGGTCTGGCAGATGACCTCGACGGTGAGGGGGCGATTGCGTGCGGACGTTGGGTATGCGGATCTATTCCGGGCCCTGTTTCCGTCCGGGTCCGTTACGGGAGCACCCAAGGTGCGGGCTATGCAGCACATTGCACGGCTGGAGCCGGCCCCCCGGGGGGTTTACTGTGGGGCCGTTGGTTATATTGCTCCCGGAGGCGAGGCCGTATTTAATGTGGCGATCCGCACGCTGGAGCTGGCGGGAGCAACGGGGCGTATGGGAGTAGGCAGTGGGATTGTATGGGATTCTGATCCGGATGCGGAATACGAAGAGTGCCTGTTGAAGGGACAATTTCTGCGGGCTGCTGCCGAGCCGTTTGCGTTGATCGAGACGATGCGCTGCGAGCAGGGGGATATTCCCCTGCTGGAGGCCCATCTGGAACGTCTGCGCCGCTCGGCTGCACACTTTGGATTTCGTCTGGATGAGGGGCGGCTTCGGAAGCAGCTGGAGCAGGTGCGGCAGGCACTGGACCCTGCCCGGGTGTGGCGGTTGCGGCTGACGCTGGAAGTCACGGGTCGGGTGACGTTGACCAGTGCCGAACTGGAGTCGGTGCCTGGACGTCTCTGGCGGCTCTGTGTAGCGAATAAACGGCGGGATCCTTCGGATCCGCTGCTGTATCACAAGACGACCCGCCGAGCTCACTACGAGGCTGCCTATTTGCAGGCACGAGCTGCCGGCTACGACGAGGTGCTGTTTTTGAATACGCGGGATGAGGTATGTGAAGGATCACGCACCAACCTGTTTGTGCAACTGGGAGGGCGGTTATATACGCCACCGGTTTCGTGTGGGCTGCTTCCCGGAGTATACCGTCAGCAGGTGTTGCGTACCCGAACGGATGTAAAAGAACGGGTGCTCACGCTGGATGATTTACGTCGGGCCGAAGCCCTTTACGTGTGCAATGCCGTGCGTGGCTGGCAGCCGGCGGTGCTGGAGATCCCCGAGCCGGTGCTTTCCATAACCTGA
- a CDS encoding hemolysin family protein, with the protein MEADAPPSRVVFYLLTFPFELTSEPGALVLTGALFVLFLLISALLSGSEAALLSLRTAWQTVQGTVDPVSRRLQEVLARPRHLILTLQLLNTLANVGAALMAMLLAARLTWMVHGPPALVLLTGLVVVAFVLLIVGEITPRLLAGRYAEPFARRIAAPVWVLQRVLYPLTDALVRVIVQVQQRLRGPERPLSADELKALEIAGDGSMLGEEERELLTAILEFGETTVREIMVSRLDIVAIPEAATFGEVLERIRSSGHSRLPLYAEHLDNIQGIVYAKDLLPFLGRAELDKPLNWRELARPAMFVPLSKRLDALLRDFQRRKTHMAIVVDEYGGTAGLVTLEDVLEEIVGDIRDEHDEDEPVLYEQIDAHTYRIDARMNLDDLAELLGVELNTDSFDFETLGGLIFHLLGVIPEPGDEVQYGPLHLRVETVDNYRIGQVLVRVESASVTVRKNENGREK; encoded by the coding sequence TTGGAAGCTGACGCACCGCCATCTCGTGTTGTTTTTTACCTGCTGACGTTTCCTTTTGAGCTGACTTCAGAGCCAGGTGCGCTCGTTCTGACCGGTGCGCTTTTTGTTCTGTTTTTGCTGATTTCGGCACTGCTGTCCGGCTCAGAGGCAGCGCTGTTGTCGTTGCGGACAGCCTGGCAGACCGTACAGGGGACAGTTGATCCGGTAAGCCGCCGGCTGCAGGAAGTGCTGGCTCGTCCCCGTCACCTGATCCTCACGTTACAGCTACTCAACACGCTGGCGAATGTGGGGGCTGCGTTGATGGCAATGTTGCTGGCAGCGCGGTTGACCTGGATGGTACATGGGCCCCCGGCGTTGGTGTTGCTGACCGGGCTGGTCGTGGTGGCGTTTGTGTTGCTGATTGTAGGCGAGATCACGCCCCGGTTGTTGGCCGGACGCTATGCAGAGCCATTTGCGCGACGGATCGCTGCACCGGTCTGGGTACTGCAGCGGGTGCTATATCCATTGACGGACGCGCTGGTGCGGGTGATCGTTCAGGTGCAGCAACGGTTGCGGGGCCCGGAGCGGCCGCTCTCGGCGGATGAGCTGAAGGCTCTGGAGATTGCAGGCGACGGCAGCATGCTGGGCGAGGAGGAGCGGGAGTTGCTGACCGCTATTCTGGAGTTTGGCGAGACCACCGTGCGGGAAATTATGGTCAGCCGACTGGATATCGTGGCTATCCCGGAGGCTGCTACGTTTGGCGAAGTGCTCGAACGCATCCGCAGCAGCGGGCATTCGCGTCTGCCGCTCTACGCTGAACATCTCGATAACATTCAGGGGATTGTCTATGCCAAAGATCTCCTGCCCTTCCTGGGGCGGGCTGAGCTGGACAAGCCTCTGAACTGGCGGGAGCTTGCTCGTCCAGCCATGTTCGTACCGCTCAGCAAGCGGCTTGATGCACTGCTCCGTGATTTTCAACGGCGGAAGACGCACATGGCCATCGTGGTCGATGAATATGGCGGGACCGCTGGGCTGGTAACCCTGGAAGATGTACTGGAAGAGATCGTGGGGGACATTCGTGATGAGCATGATGAGGACGAGCCGGTGCTTTACGAGCAGATCGATGCCCACACGTACCGGATAGATGCCCGGATGAACCTGGACGATCTGGCCGAGCTTTTAGGTGTTGAGCTGAATACCGATTCATTTGATTTTGAAACGCTGGGAGGGTTAATCTTTCACCTGCTTGGCGTCATTCCAGAACCAGGCGACGAGGTGCAGTACGGGCCCCTGCACTTGCGCGTGGAAACGGTCGACAATTATCGAATCGGCCAGGTGCTGGTGCGGGTTGAATCGGCATCTGTGACGGTCCGCAAAAATGAAAATGGACGTGAAAAATGA
- a CDS encoding PH domain-containing protein — MRRLHPLTLLVRLVMSSPALGILLLPTLRGQPVDRGTLVLVILYVLLAFPLILAHYMRFRYALTPRELIIESGVLTHRRRNIPIDRIQNVQIERTLLARLLGLARVRIETAGSAETEGEIAFVHLAEAQRLREQVQAFRYGYGEATRAPTQRRTLLFTMSPWQLLRSGAFRFSLVYLAGIFSGMEYLELTPEDLMDWVVRGRLQWVREAFEQTPLLATTATLLLAALLGWLAGIVIHVVRFYDFQLWQEGERLYLRSGLFTVAEHVVPNRRVQALVIRTNPLMQYFGWYALEAQLMGIGQETQGVRMLVPFARPDEIQRIAACVWPVTWPEAWEKVSPRMMRRTTIRYLVVSVVLLLGLGWIWPTAYWLLIGVPLGAPLMAWLQYRRHGYALTDQYLFVRQGVFRHRIWCLPYCKMQVFSVRRSLFQRRWKLANLYVDMAGAPFAGMPVVRDLPETVAEQLLQVVYARFQTCWKMQAPSA, encoded by the coding sequence ATGCGCCGGCTGCATCCACTGACGCTGCTGGTGCGTCTGGTGATGAGCTCGCCGGCGCTGGGCATTTTGCTTCTGCCAACGCTTCGCGGCCAACCAGTGGACCGGGGCACGCTGGTGCTGGTGATTCTGTATGTGCTTCTTGCTTTTCCGTTGATCCTGGCGCATTACATGCGTTTCCGGTATGCCCTGACGCCGCGCGAGTTGATCATCGAAAGCGGTGTGTTGACCCACCGGCGTCGAAATATACCCATCGATCGGATCCAGAACGTACAGATTGAACGCACCTTGCTGGCACGGCTGTTGGGATTGGCGCGTGTGCGTATCGAGACAGCCGGAAGTGCAGAGACGGAAGGGGAAATCGCGTTTGTCCATCTGGCCGAAGCGCAGCGTCTCAGGGAGCAGGTGCAGGCTTTCCGGTATGGTTATGGGGAGGCAACCCGGGCACCAACCCAGCGCCGAACGCTGCTTTTTACCATGAGTCCCTGGCAACTGCTTCGGTCCGGGGCTTTTCGGTTTTCGCTGGTGTACCTGGCCGGGATATTTTCCGGCATGGAGTATTTAGAGCTGACCCCTGAGGATCTGATGGACTGGGTGGTTCGCGGGCGGCTTCAGTGGGTACGGGAAGCGTTCGAGCAGACACCGCTGCTGGCAACAACGGCCACGCTGCTGCTGGCCGCGCTGCTGGGCTGGCTGGCCGGTATTGTCATTCATGTGGTACGCTTTTATGACTTTCAGCTCTGGCAGGAGGGCGAGCGGCTTTACCTGCGGAGTGGTCTATTTACCGTGGCGGAGCATGTTGTGCCGAACCGTCGGGTACAGGCCCTGGTGATCCGCACCAATCCATTGATGCAATACTTTGGATGGTATGCGCTGGAGGCCCAGTTGATGGGTATCGGGCAGGAGACGCAGGGCGTCCGCATGCTTGTACCCTTTGCACGGCCTGACGAGATTCAGCGCATTGCCGCCTGCGTATGGCCAGTTACCTGGCCGGAAGCCTGGGAAAAGGTATCGCCCCGAATGATGCGACGGACAACCATACGCTACTTGGTCGTTAGCGTGGTGTTGTTGCTGGGGCTGGGGTGGATCTGGCCAACGGCTTACTGGTTGCTGATAGGAGTACCATTGGGTGCACCCTTGATGGCCTGGTTACAGTATCGCCGGCATGGCTATGCGCTGACAGACCAATACCTGTTTGTCCGTCAGGGCGTTTTCCGACATCGTATCTGGTGTTTGCCCTATTGCAAAATGCAGGTCTTTTCGGTAAGGCGTTCACTCTTCCAGCGTCGGTGGAAGCTGGCTAACCTGTATGTCGACATGGCCGGTGCCCCGTTTGCAGGCATGCCTGTGGTGCGTGATCTACCGGAGACCGTTGCCGAGCAGTTGTTGCAGGTAGTGTATGCGCGCTTTCAGACCTGCTGGAAAATGCAGGCCCCTTCTGCATAA
- a CDS encoding DUF294 nucleotidyltransferase-like domain-containing protein, translated as MAGKTVSLEHLETLLDDTPPFNVLSWDERQQLFEEALLVFYEPGTQILAQGVVPAHPRYLYLVVSGAVQLTDTSSGQLIDRCGEGDVFGHYALLREGALPYEARAIEPTQCILIPEAAFFRVYRSNRAFAAFFEKDLGAYTGRLRLAHADAAGAQLLLNTPLRALVRRPPVRCTPETSVQVAAQIMRAERVGSILVMDDGQRPVGILTNSDLRDKVVAEGRLPDMPVQVLMSTPPITIAADAPLLEGLMLMARHGLHHLVLTEDGTAASPVVGVISGQDMAHVRGHDPVATIKRIEQADTPEILAALRQEAFMLLRQLRRQGVAAIDLLRISTELNDRIVVRTLALVEAQLRTEQPDLVVELPWAWMALGSEGRREMSFKTDQDNALIYADPHEEQRARRAAQWFAVLARRANEALEQVGFPRCPADMMASNPRWRQPLGTWKHTFQRWIFSPDEKALLHACIFFDLRALYGAGELVAQLKADLQQALREGRGFLSFMMRNALRNRPPLSFFRRFVLDRSGAQQPGFDIKLRGLMPITDMARVLALEIGYLRTTGTLDRLQMAAERLPEVRQTAHNLQEAYRFLTELRLDHQIRQIEEGQIPDNHIVPEQLSGVQRKVLKVVFTMIQEAQEALAMRYGAHMIRM; from the coding sequence ATGGCAGGAAAAACGGTCAGTCTGGAACATCTGGAAACGCTGCTTGACGACACGCCGCCGTTCAATGTGCTTTCGTGGGACGAGCGGCAGCAGCTCTTTGAAGAAGCTTTACTTGTCTTCTACGAACCCGGAACCCAGATTCTTGCCCAGGGCGTGGTGCCCGCGCACCCTCGTTATTTATACCTGGTAGTTTCTGGGGCGGTGCAGCTAACAGATACCAGCAGTGGTCAGCTGATTGACCGCTGTGGTGAGGGCGATGTATTCGGACATTATGCCCTGTTGCGAGAAGGTGCGTTACCTTACGAAGCCCGTGCGATTGAGCCCACGCAGTGCATATTAATTCCAGAAGCCGCTTTCTTTCGGGTCTATCGATCCAATCGCGCCTTTGCAGCTTTTTTCGAGAAAGACCTGGGAGCGTACACCGGGCGGTTGCGTCTGGCGCATGCTGATGCGGCCGGGGCGCAGTTGCTGTTGAACACACCGTTGCGCGCCTTGGTGCGCCGACCGCCCGTCAGATGCACCCCAGAAACTTCGGTGCAGGTGGCCGCGCAGATCATGCGAGCCGAGCGGGTAGGATCTATTCTGGTAATGGATGACGGGCAACGGCCTGTAGGCATTCTAACCAATAGTGATCTGCGGGACAAAGTAGTCGCCGAAGGGCGCCTGCCCGACATGCCGGTGCAAGTGTTGATGAGCACCCCGCCCATCACGATTGCTGCCGATGCTCCGTTGCTGGAAGGGCTCATGCTGATGGCTCGCCACGGGTTGCATCATCTGGTCCTTACGGAGGACGGTACAGCGGCCAGCCCGGTCGTGGGGGTCATCTCCGGACAGGATATGGCCCATGTGCGCGGGCACGATCCAGTAGCAACCATCAAGCGTATTGAACAGGCCGACACGCCGGAGATCCTGGCCGCTCTGCGGCAGGAAGCGTTCATGCTGTTGCGGCAGTTACGCCGCCAGGGCGTAGCGGCAATCGATCTGCTGCGGATCAGCACGGAATTGAACGATCGGATCGTGGTGCGCACCCTGGCGCTCGTCGAGGCCCAACTACGGACGGAGCAGCCTGATCTGGTTGTAGAGCTCCCATGGGCCTGGATGGCCCTGGGTAGCGAAGGACGCCGGGAGATGAGTTTTAAAACGGATCAGGACAATGCCCTTATCTATGCCGATCCGCATGAAGAGCAACGGGCACGTCGAGCTGCACAATGGTTTGCAGTGCTGGCCCGTCGGGCTAATGAGGCCCTGGAACAGGTGGGGTTTCCACGATGTCCGGCCGATATGATGGCTTCCAATCCGCGCTGGCGACAACCTCTGGGCACATGGAAACATACATTTCAGCGCTGGATCTTTTCACCCGATGAGAAAGCATTGCTGCACGCGTGCATTTTTTTTGATCTCCGGGCGCTCTATGGAGCTGGTGAGCTGGTGGCCCAGCTCAAGGCTGACCTGCAGCAGGCGCTGCGAGAAGGACGCGGATTTTTGTCGTTTATGATGCGGAATGCTCTGCGTAATCGCCCTCCCCTTTCGTTTTTCCGAAGATTTGTACTGGACCGATCGGGGGCGCAGCAGCCCGGTTTTGACATCAAACTGCGGGGACTTATGCCTATCACCGACATGGCGCGTGTGCTGGCACTTGAGATAGGCTATCTGCGCACGACCGGCACGCTCGATCGGCTACAGATGGCCGCCGAACGCCTTCCCGAGGTGCGCCAGACCGCCCATAACCTGCAGGAAGCGTATCGTTTCCTGACCGAACTGCGTCTCGATCATCAGATTCGACAGATTGAAGAAGGCCAGATCCCTGACAATCACATTGTGCCAGAGCAACTTAGCGGGGTGCAGCGCAAGGTACTGAAGGTCGTGTTCACCATGATCCAGGAAGCGCAGGAAGCCCTGGCCATGCGTTATGGCGCCCATATGATCCGCATGTAA
- a CDS encoding PH domain-containing protein: MEFLDPAIRVVWRIKLLLWTLVGTLLALVYELTHWFTPDRWTPQGFWVLLVLTLGGSLSWWLPKLRYRYWRYALCPEELVLEHGVLVRVRTIVPLRRVQHLDIAQDLIERELGLARIVLHTAGTRHSAVVLPGLRQEQAEALREKVRQYLLEDTL; encoded by the coding sequence ATGGAATTCCTGGATCCGGCTATTCGCGTCGTCTGGCGTATCAAACTGTTGCTATGGACGCTGGTGGGTACGCTGCTCGCGCTGGTTTATGAGTTGACCCATTGGTTTACGCCAGATCGGTGGACACCGCAGGGCTTCTGGGTGCTTCTGGTATTGACTCTTGGTGGTAGCCTCAGCTGGTGGCTCCCGAAGCTGCGCTATCGATACTGGCGGTATGCGTTGTGTCCGGAAGAGCTTGTCCTGGAGCACGGGGTACTTGTGCGGGTACGGACGATTGTGCCGCTGCGCCGCGTGCAACATCTGGATATTGCACAGGATTTGATTGAGCGGGAGCTGGGATTGGCCCGGATTGTCTTGCATACGGCCGGCACCCGACACAGTGCCGTCGTCTTACCTGGTCTTCGACAGGAGCAGGCTGAAGCCTTACGAGAAAAGGTCAGGCAATATCTCCTGGAGGATACGCTCTGA
- a CDS encoding DUF4342 domain-containing protein, producing the protein MNEPKQHLETIKVRGGQLLDRVREIIEEGNARRVILKKDNRVLLEIPLSVGIGGAAAAVLFAPTLAAVGAIAALVSDIDVIVERRPAPPQELPPADQGANGDIS; encoded by the coding sequence ATGAATGAGCCCAAACAGCACCTGGAAACGATTAAAGTTCGAGGCGGCCAGTTGCTGGACCGTGTGCGTGAGATTATTGAGGAAGGGAATGCCCGGCGTGTCATCTTGAAAAAGGACAATCGCGTTTTACTGGAAATTCCCCTATCGGTCGGGATTGGCGGGGCAGCAGCTGCCGTGCTGTTTGCCCCAACGCTGGCCGCCGTAGGTGCCATCGCAGCCCTGGTCAGCGACATCGACGTGATCGTAGAACGCCGCCCTGCACCACCCCAGGAGCTTCCTCCTGCCGACCAGGGGGCAAACGGTGACATTTCCTGA
- a CDS encoding threo-3-hydroxy-L-aspartate ammonia-lyase: MEVLPTYADIEAAARRLADVAHRTPVMRSRTLDRFTGATLFFKCENFQRTGSFKFRGAYNALSTLPEAERERGVLTYSSGNHAQALALAGRLLGVPVTVVMPQNAPEVKRTATVGYGAEIVLYDPQQITREALGQQLAAERGLILIPPYDHPQIVAGQGTAARELLQETGSLDVLLVPCGGGGLLSGSALSVRTLAPHCRVIGVEPERADDATRSFRTGRLHRVHNPDTIADGARTPSLGVITFPLVQRHVDDMVTVSETAILQAMYVLWERLKLVVEPTGALALAALLEKRVSVAGQRVGIILSGGNVDLRRAAELFARLTQLPTLPPGGP; this comes from the coding sequence ATGGAAGTTTTACCCACCTATGCAGATATTGAAGCCGCCGCTCGGCGGCTGGCGGACGTAGCGCACCGCACGCCGGTAATGCGCAGCCGCACGCTTGATCGCTTCACGGGGGCTACGCTGTTTTTTAAGTGCGAAAATTTTCAGCGGACGGGCTCTTTCAAATTCCGGGGGGCCTACAACGCGCTGAGCACGCTTCCAGAAGCTGAACGAGAACGCGGCGTGCTCACCTATTCCTCAGGCAACCATGCCCAGGCCCTGGCACTGGCCGGCCGCTTACTCGGCGTGCCGGTGACCGTGGTGATGCCACAGAACGCCCCGGAAGTCAAACGGACCGCCACCGTCGGCTATGGCGCCGAAATCGTACTGTACGATCCCCAGCAGATCACCCGCGAGGCGCTTGGACAGCAACTCGCGGCCGAACGCGGTCTGATCCTCATTCCGCCCTACGACCATCCCCAGATTGTGGCCGGACAGGGTACCGCTGCCCGTGAACTGCTGCAAGAGACGGGCTCGCTCGACGTGCTACTGGTACCCTGCGGGGGCGGCGGCCTGCTCTCGGGTTCGGCCCTCAGCGTCCGGACACTGGCGCCCCACTGTCGGGTGATCGGCGTTGAACCCGAACGCGCAGACGATGCGACCCGTTCATTCCGGACCGGCCGCCTGCACCGTGTCCACAACCCCGACACGATTGCCGATGGTGCGCGCACTCCATCGCTGGGCGTCATCACCTTTCCGCTGGTGCAGCGCCATGTGGACGACATGGTAACCGTCTCAGAAACAGCCATTCTACAGGCCATGTATGTGCTCTGGGAACGGCTCAAGCTGGTGGTTGAACCCACAGGTGCGCTGGCGCTGGCCGCCCTGCTTGAAAAACGGGTGAGCGTAGCCGGCCAGCGGGTGGGCATAATACTCAGCGGGGGCAATGTGGATCTGCGACGCGCCGCCGAGCTCTTTGCCCGTCTGACGCAACTACCGACGTTACCGCCCGGGGGCCCATAA
- a CDS encoding PAS domain-containing protein: MQSMVRGGPEPALLVVDREGIVRAISPGHVHWLGPRRHRLLGHPWWGVVHRTDLKWALHHMRRVWEGTGEPQVWQVRVRTGAGRWCRVQMTAMLQDDGLVRLLLRPVQLGT, translated from the coding sequence ATGCAGTCGATGGTTCGAGGCGGACCAGAGCCGGCCTTGCTGGTGGTGGATCGGGAGGGCATTGTGCGTGCCATAAGTCCCGGACATGTGCATTGGCTGGGGCCAAGGCGGCATCGGTTGTTGGGGCATCCCTGGTGGGGGGTGGTGCATCGCACCGATCTGAAGTGGGCTTTGCACCACATGCGGCGTGTTTGGGAGGGAACAGGTGAGCCTCAGGTCTGGCAGGTGCGCGTGCGCACCGGAGCTGGCAGGTGGTGTCGGGTTCAGATGACGGCGATGCTGCAGGATGACGGCTTGGTCCGGTTGTTGCTTCGCCCTGTGCAGCTTGGGACTTAA
- a CDS encoding TorF family putative porin produces MKGFRHRLLLGTCLLVAMVRAQEVQLGADVVSRYIWRGTDFGESMSVQPGLHLTVGALTVGTWASYAITASGAGANEHDLYVSVRLGAVSVGVTDYYFPAPGGPGFFNFDDNGEGAHYLEPFIQFNGPENMPFSLFAGFFAYNDPDRSIYLEGQLPFEINGVAMGLTVGVVTGESGFYNTGGVALVNLGLSAMREIPLTEAFRLPVFVRYILNPNPRVARSYLVFGFRL; encoded by the coding sequence ATGAAAGGCTTTCGTCACCGCTTATTGCTTGGAACCTGCTTGCTGGTTGCTATGGTCCGGGCCCAGGAGGTTCAACTGGGCGCTGACGTGGTCAGTCGGTACATCTGGCGCGGGACGGACTTTGGCGAGTCGATGAGCGTGCAGCCGGGATTACATCTCACGGTGGGAGCTCTGACGGTGGGTACGTGGGCTTCGTATGCGATTACGGCATCCGGCGCCGGTGCCAATGAACACGACCTGTATGTCAGCGTGCGCCTGGGGGCCGTCTCGGTGGGCGTCACGGATTACTACTTCCCGGCACCGGGTGGACCTGGTTTCTTCAATTTTGACGACAACGGCGAAGGAGCACATTATTTGGAACCGTTCATCCAGTTCAACGGCCCGGAGAATATGCCGTTTTCTCTGTTTGCCGGATTTTTTGCCTACAACGATCCGGACAGGTCTATCTACCTGGAAGGACAACTTCCGTTTGAAATCAATGGGGTAGCAATGGGACTGACCGTGGGGGTGGTGACCGGCGAGAGCGGGTTTTATAACACCGGCGGCGTAGCACTGGTCAACCTGGGGTTGTCGGCTATGCGTGAGATTCCGCTCACCGAGGCGTTCAGGCTGCCGGTCTTCGTACGCTATATCCTGAATCCCAATCCGCGCGTGGCGCGCTCGTATCTGGTGTTTGGCTTTCGCCTTTAA
- a CDS encoding sodium-dependent transporter, whose amino-acid sequence MATPGADRGQWGSRIGFILAAAGSAVGLGNIWRFPYITGQSGGAAFVVIYLLCVALICLPYLFAELVLGRYTQKNPVGAVRAIRPGSSWVLVGGLCVLTGIFILSYYAVIAGWTFGYIFKNLLFAHLDFGHFIASPWIVIPLFALFLGLTMLVVFGGVEEGIERWAKVLMPLLILLMLVLIGRAVTLPGAEAGLAFYLKPDFSKVTGEVVVAALGQAFFSLSLGMGAMITYGSYLSKREDVVVAGSYVALFDTLIALMAGFMIFPAVFATGHDPASGPALVFIVLPEIFQTLPLGNLIGALFFLLLSIAALTSTVSLLEVVVAYFVDERRWSRKRSVWTVGALTFLIGLPSALSQGTVAGLSNMDWLFGADGLLGQHDFLSIMDAIWGNLSLALGALLISIFVGWVWGADRAAEELRRGSRVSAGLLRGWQFFVRYVCPVVIFIILMNVFRGYLG is encoded by the coding sequence ATGGCCACACCAGGTGCTGATCGGGGTCAGTGGGGCTCCCGTATCGGATTTATTCTGGCGGCAGCCGGTTCGGCTGTTGGACTTGGTAACATTTGGCGTTTCCCCTACATTACGGGGCAGAGCGGAGGGGCAGCGTTTGTCGTCATCTATCTGCTCTGTGTGGCCCTGATCTGTCTGCCCTATTTATTTGCCGAGCTGGTACTGGGGCGCTACACGCAGAAGAACCCCGTAGGCGCTGTTCGGGCAATTCGTCCGGGATCGTCCTGGGTATTGGTAGGGGGGTTGTGTGTACTGACCGGCATTTTCATCTTGAGCTACTATGCGGTTATTGCGGGTTGGACATTTGGTTACATTTTTAAAAACCTGCTCTTTGCCCATCTGGACTTCGGGCACTTTATTGCCAGTCCATGGATCGTCATCCCGCTGTTTGCCCTGTTTCTGGGATTGACCATGCTGGTGGTTTTTGGGGGAGTGGAGGAGGGCATCGAGCGATGGGCGAAAGTGCTCATGCCCCTATTGATTTTGCTCATGCTTGTGCTGATCGGGCGTGCTGTAACGCTGCCAGGTGCCGAGGCGGGTCTGGCCTTTTATCTGAAGCCAGATTTTTCCAAGGTGACGGGCGAAGTGGTTGTGGCAGCGCTGGGCCAGGCGTTTTTTTCGCTCAGTCTGGGTATGGGCGCCATGATAACCTACGGCTCTTACCTGTCCAAGCGTGAAGACGTGGTGGTGGCCGGCTCGTACGTGGCGCTTTTCGATACTTTGATTGCGTTGATGGCGGGCTTTATGATTTTTCCGGCCGTTTTTGCCACCGGGCACGATCCGGCCAGCGGGCCAGCACTGGTCTTTATTGTGTTACCCGAAATTTTTCAGACCCTACCGCTGGGCAACCTGATCGGTGCGTTGTTTTTCTTGCTGCTTTCGATTGCGGCCCTGACGTCCACCGTATCGCTGTTGGAAGTTGTGGTGGCTTACTTCGTAGATGAGCGACGTTGGAGTCGGAAAAGATCCGTATGGACAGTAGGCGCGCTGACGTTTCTGATCGGGCTCCCCTCAGCACTTTCGCAGGGTACGGTAGCTGGGTTGAGCAACATGGACTGGCTGTTCGGGGCCGACGGACTGCTCGGACAGCATGATTTTCTGAGCATTATGGACGCCATCTGGGGCAATCTGTCGCTGGCATTGGGAGCGCTGTTGATCAGCATCTTTGTCGGTTGGGTCTGGGGAGCCGATCGGGCAGCCGAAGAGTTGCGTCGGGGGAGTCGGGTGTCGGCGGGCCTGCTGCGAGGATGGCAGTTTTTTGTGCGGTACGTTTGTCCCGTGGTTATTTTCATTATTCTGATGAATGTCTTCCGAGGCTATCTGGGATAA